The following proteins are co-located in the Planifilum fimeticola genome:
- a CDS encoding amidase domain-containing protein produces the protein MRERPWYKPLVAWFESQNRFWLEGEEERLFRLVTDSEAEWVKAETERMQRARKQVRDREIRPVKGDCRIRVARRERMEEEEVLLWIRSDRRLTVEQKDTIFEEEEIAWFRVLIQFVGDGWKIAHCTPEAEPVEWVRPPRASLSEPETPPVFTSSGYDRRRSVQYANLWWNGYNPKYRRFDVDCTNYVSQCIHAGGIPMDPSPMRDRGWWYRTDLWSYSWAVAHSFHWYLTKGGGPMRAVQVSRPQELYPGDIICYDWDGDGRWDHNTIVTAKDPLGMPLVNAHTVNCRHRYWDYRDSYAWTPNTRYRFYRIEG, from the coding sequence ATGAGGGAGCGTCCTTGGTACAAGCCGCTGGTCGCTTGGTTCGAGTCCCAGAACCGCTTCTGGCTGGAAGGGGAAGAGGAGAGGCTGTTTCGCCTGGTGACCGACTCCGAGGCGGAATGGGTGAAGGCGGAGACGGAACGGATGCAGCGGGCCCGTAAGCAGGTGAGAGACCGGGAAATCAGGCCCGTCAAGGGGGACTGCCGCATCCGGGTAGCGCGGCGGGAGCGGATGGAAGAGGAGGAGGTCCTCCTCTGGATTCGTTCCGACCGGCGATTGACGGTGGAGCAGAAGGATACGATCTTCGAAGAGGAAGAGATCGCCTGGTTCCGGGTCCTCATACAGTTTGTGGGGGACGGCTGGAAGATCGCCCACTGCACCCCGGAGGCGGAACCCGTGGAGTGGGTCCGGCCGCCCCGGGCGAGCCTGTCCGAACCCGAAACGCCCCCCGTCTTCACCTCTTCAGGATATGACCGCCGGCGTTCGGTTCAATACGCCAACCTTTGGTGGAACGGATACAATCCCAAGTATCGCCGGTTTGACGTGGACTGCACCAATTACGTTTCCCAATGCATCCATGCCGGGGGCATCCCGATGGATCCTTCTCCGATGCGGGACCGCGGATGGTGGTACCGGACCGACCTGTGGAGCTACAGCTGGGCCGTGGCACACAGCTTTCATTGGTACCTGACGAAAGGCGGTGGTCCGATGCGGGCGGTCCAGGTGAGCCGTCCTCAGGAGCTCTATCCCGGCGACATTATCTGCTATGATTGGGACGGAGACGGTAGATGGGACCACAACACCATCGTTACGGCCAAGGATCCGTTGGGCATGCCCCTGGTCAACGCCCACACGGTCAACTGCCGCCATCGCTATTGGGATTATCGCGATTCCTACGCCTGGACCCCCAATACCCGGTACCGCTTCTACCGGATCGAGGGATAG
- a CDS encoding HAD family hydrolase, which yields MIRACLFDLDGTLLPLDTDRFVEVYLRELAPYVAHVVPPERLIPSIWRATKAMIEDEDPEKTNEEVFQHHFLSSTGLEKESIWPLFERFYRERFPRLKKHAQPTDLAREVVQAALDRGCRVVVATNPVFPRVAIRERMRWAGVDDLPFEWVTYHEETRYCKPRIEYYRDIVDRIGLKPEECVMIGNDMQEDMVASTLGLSTYLVTDFRIDRGQPTYSVDQQGSLADLLRSIRNGEGVFSQTPVRSA from the coding sequence ATGATCCGAGCCTGTTTGTTCGACCTGGACGGTACGTTGTTGCCCTTGGATACGGATCGGTTTGTCGAGGTCTATTTGCGGGAGCTGGCTCCCTACGTGGCCCACGTGGTTCCGCCGGAGCGGTTGATTCCGTCCATCTGGCGGGCGACCAAGGCGATGATCGAAGACGAGGACCCCGAGAAAACCAACGAAGAGGTTTTTCAGCACCACTTTTTGTCCTCGACCGGTCTGGAAAAGGAGTCGATCTGGCCGCTGTTTGAACGGTTTTACAGGGAGCGCTTTCCCAGGCTGAAAAAGCACGCTCAACCCACCGATCTGGCCAGGGAGGTGGTGCAGGCGGCGTTGGACCGGGGATGCCGCGTGGTGGTCGCCACCAATCCGGTGTTCCCGCGGGTGGCCATTCGGGAACGGATGCGTTGGGCGGGGGTGGATGATCTGCCCTTCGAATGGGTGACCTATCACGAGGAGACCCGCTATTGCAAACCCCGGATCGAATATTACCGGGACATCGTCGACCGGATTGGCCTGAAACCCGAAGAGTGCGTGATGATCGGCAACGATATGCAGGAAGACATGGTGGCCTCCACGCTGGGGCTGAGCACTTATTTGGTGACGGACTTTCGGATCGACCGTGGGCAACCCACCTATTCCGTGGATCAGCAGGGAAGCCTGGCCGATCTGCTCCGCTCGATCCGGAACGGAGAGGGCGTGTTTTCCCAAACTCCCGTCCGGTCGGCATGA
- the trmL gene encoding tRNA (uridine(34)/cytosine(34)/5-carboxymethylaminomethyluridine(34)-2'-O)-methyltransferase TrmL — protein MPFHIVLVEPEIPQNTGNIARTCAATGAILHLVKPLGFSLEDRYLKRAGLDYWEKVRLHTHDSFEELAASFPVGRFFCATTKADKSYTDFQFRDGDFLVFGKETAGLPSRLLERYRDTCMRIPMLPENRSLNLSNAVAIVLYEALRQNGFPDLA, from the coding sequence ATGCCCTTTCACATCGTGCTGGTTGAACCCGAAATACCGCAAAATACCGGCAACATCGCCCGGACCTGCGCCGCCACGGGCGCAATCCTCCACCTGGTGAAACCCCTGGGCTTTTCCCTGGAGGACCGCTATCTCAAGCGGGCCGGTCTGGACTATTGGGAAAAGGTCCGGCTTCACACCCACGATTCCTTTGAGGAATTGGCGGCATCGTTTCCCGTGGGGCGTTTTTTTTGTGCCACCACGAAGGCAGACAAATCCTACACGGACTTCCAATTTCGGGACGGGGATTTCTTGGTCTTCGGCAAGGAGACGGCGGGGCTTCCTTCCCGTCTCCTGGAGCGTTATCGGGACACCTGCATGCGCATTCCGATGCTTCCCGAAAACCGTTCCCTCAACCTGTCCAACGCGGTGGCCATCGTTCTCTACGAAGCGCTGCGCCAGAACGGGTTTCCCGACCTGGCATAA
- a CDS encoding PrkA family serine protein kinase, producing MDILKKIAEQREKEERLAWEGTFSEYLDIVRKRPQVAQTAHSRVYNMIISHGVEVDEQGNKRYPFFSRELFGLDRAIERLVEEYFHSAARRLDVRKRILLLMGPVSGGKSTIVTLLKKGLEQYSRTEEGAVYAIKGCPMHEEPLHLIPPELREEAERELGVRIEGNLCPSCRLRLKEEYGGRVEDVRVERVLLSEDDRVGIGTFSPSDPKSQDISELTGSIDFSTITEYGSESDPRAYRFDGELNKANRGLMEFQEMLKCDEKFLWNLLSLTQEGNFKAGRFALISADELIVAHTNEAEYKAFISNKKNEALQSRIIVMPIPYNLRVSEEVRIYEKLIRQSDLKHVHIAPHALYAAAVFTILTRLKESKKQGMDLVKKMRLYDGEAVEGYKESDVEELQNEFLDEGMTGVDPRYVINRISSALIRSDTDCINALDILRSLKDGLNQHPSITREQREKYLNFISIARKEYDELAKKEVQKAFVYSYEESAKTLLDNYLDNVEAYCNWTKIRDPITGEELDPDEKLMRSIEEQIGISENAKKAFREEILIRISAYARKGKKFDYNSHERLREAIQKKLFADLKDVVKITTSTKTPDENQLKKINEVTARLIDENGYCPICANELLRYVGSLLNR from the coding sequence ATGGACATCCTCAAAAAGATCGCCGAGCAACGGGAGAAAGAGGAGCGTTTGGCGTGGGAAGGAACCTTTTCGGAATATTTGGATATCGTTCGCAAGCGGCCGCAGGTGGCACAGACGGCACATTCGCGGGTATACAACATGATCATCAGTCACGGTGTGGAAGTGGATGAACAGGGGAACAAGCGGTACCCCTTTTTTAGCAGGGAGCTTTTTGGCCTGGACCGGGCGATCGAACGCCTGGTGGAGGAGTATTTTCATTCCGCTGCTCGTCGTCTGGACGTACGCAAGCGGATCTTGTTGTTGATGGGGCCGGTCAGCGGAGGGAAATCGACGATTGTCACCCTTCTCAAGAAGGGATTGGAGCAGTATTCCCGGACGGAGGAGGGGGCGGTATACGCCATCAAGGGCTGTCCGATGCACGAGGAGCCCCTCCACCTGATCCCGCCGGAGCTCCGGGAGGAAGCGGAGCGGGAACTGGGGGTCCGGATCGAGGGCAACCTCTGTCCCTCCTGTCGGTTGCGCCTCAAGGAAGAGTACGGCGGACGAGTGGAAGATGTGCGGGTGGAGCGGGTGCTGCTTTCGGAGGATGACCGGGTCGGGATCGGCACCTTCAGCCCTTCCGATCCCAAATCCCAGGATATCTCCGAGCTGACGGGCAGCATCGATTTCTCCACCATCACCGAGTACGGATCGGAGTCGGATCCCCGGGCCTATCGGTTTGACGGGGAACTCAACAAGGCCAACCGCGGACTGATGGAATTTCAGGAAATGCTCAAGTGCGACGAAAAATTTTTGTGGAACCTGCTTTCTCTGACCCAGGAGGGGAATTTCAAGGCGGGGCGGTTTGCGCTCATCTCCGCCGACGAACTGATCGTCGCCCATACGAACGAGGCGGAATACAAGGCGTTTATCAGCAACAAGAAAAATGAGGCGCTCCAGTCCAGGATCATCGTCATGCCGATTCCCTACAACCTCCGGGTCTCCGAGGAAGTTCGCATCTATGAAAAGCTGATCCGTCAGAGCGATCTGAAGCATGTGCACATCGCCCCCCACGCCTTGTATGCCGCGGCGGTGTTCACCATCTTGACGCGCCTGAAGGAATCGAAAAAGCAGGGGATGGATCTGGTCAAAAAGATGCGCCTGTATGACGGCGAAGCGGTGGAGGGGTACAAGGAATCGGATGTGGAGGAGCTGCAAAACGAGTTTCTGGATGAGGGGATGACGGGGGTTGACCCCCGGTATGTGATCAACCGCATCTCCAGCGCGCTGATCCGCAGCGATACCGACTGCATCAACGCCCTGGACATTTTGCGCTCCCTGAAGGACGGCCTCAACCAGCATCCGTCCATCACCCGGGAGCAGCGGGAAAAGTATCTCAACTTCATCTCCATCGCCCGCAAGGAGTACGATGAACTGGCGAAAAAGGAAGTGCAGAAGGCCTTCGTCTACTCCTATGAGGAGTCGGCCAAGACCCTGCTTGACAATTACCTCGACAACGTGGAGGCCTATTGCAACTGGACCAAGATCCGCGATCCGATCACGGGCGAGGAATTGGATCCGGACGAGAAGCTGATGCGCTCCATCGAGGAGCAGATCGGCATTTCCGAGAACGCCAAAAAGGCTTTTCGCGAGGAAATTCTCATTCGCATTTCCGCCTATGCCCGCAAGGGGAAAAAGTTCGACTACAACAGCCACGAACGGCTGAGGGAAGCCATCCAGAAAAAATTGTTCGCCGATCTGAAGGATGTGGTGAAGATCACCACGTCCACCAAAACGCCGGATGAGAACCAGTTGAAGAAAATCAACGAGGTGACGGCGCGCCTCATCGATGAAAACGGATACTGCCCGATCTGCGCCAATGAGCTTCTTCGGTATGTGGGCAGTCTGCTCAACCGGTGA